GCAGATGGAAGATAAAGGTGTTAAGGACACACGAATCGGCGAGTTACCAGAGGCGTCGCAAGTTACAAGTCTATCGTGCTTCTTGCCACCCGGCTTGGAGGATCGGACGATGATTCAATGTTGCCAACTGAGATATTATTGTATTCCTGCCTCGTTGCTAGGATGGCGATACGAAAGGTCGAGCTGGATGTTGCGTGGAGCACGGAGCACGGGATATGCTGTTCGGATGCGCAGCAGGtggtgaggatgaaggaCGAAGAGAGAACGTTGGATGATGAACTCACGGGCGCTATTGACCCAGCATAGGGGATGGTAGGATGAAGGAAGTGGATGGGAATGACGGGGGGAGAAGACGGGAGGCGCAAGGTAAGGTGGTGATTGAGACGGATGAAGAGCGAGCCTAGAGTCCAACTTACACCAGCGAGTGCCTAGCGTGCCTGCCTCCACAAATTACATCTTCGTGACACCTGACTTGAGATCTGTAGCGGTTGAGATAGTAGGAGATTATGCTATCAGTACGTAAGACCCAAAATGGGCTACGTAGATCTGTTGTGTGTGTACAGTGGTTGGGCGGGATAATAATAGTAATTTACCACCAGCCAGCAATCAGCCTACGTACAGTTGTGTTGCTCCGATGTATACTTTATTATCGTACAGAGGTGTCCATCATATAACAGCCGCCGAGTGACGGCTTAACAAGCCTAGATCTCCAACAACGACTGCATGAATCCCACCGGAAAGGCTTTCTTATTTTTTCTCTGGCCAACAAGGCTATTATTTACGACGTGTGAAAATGGACCACTATGTGTTAGCAGTCACGATGTGACCGTCACAGCAAGTCCAGCAACAGGACAGCTCCGGGTTTAAAGTCGGACCAATATTAGGTCAGCCAGAACTTCGTGTTAGGCCCGCGGTCATTAACTTGGTCCCGAAGGTGCCTATCAATTGACAGGTCTCCGGAATGCTTTTATATCAATTGCTTCGTCTGTCAGGTATTCATCAACATTGAGCTAATGTAATGGTCAAGCCTTTTGATGCACAGGCGCTATCTCTAGTTGACAAAGATGGGTCAATCAGTGTTCCATTGTCGCAAATCCTGTCTCAGTCTCCACCGAAGACGCGACATCATTTATGATTTGCACATTTCAAGTTCAAGGTCGTCATACATGTGATATATCTGTGGCTCCAATATGTCAGCAACAGTCCCGATTTCAACCGATCACCAAAGCTAGTCACCTAGAAAATgacatcctcatcctttccTTCATCCAACATATCCGCACCGCCCGCCACGCCACCTCCAATACCTTCATCCCTGTGCAGTTCACCACCACTAGCTTCAAAGACTTTgttctccttctctcttgACTGTTCCGCATTTGCAGcatctctcttcttctttccttgCACCTTCTTCAGCCTGAAAAACTCTTCACGGTCCATCTCGTCGAGCTCAGAGTTGATGTACTTGATGGTGTTTTCAAGGCGCGGTATAACGACGTGTTCGATGGCATTTACTCGCCTGTTGGTAGCTCTGATGACTTCATCGAGGATTGTGAATGCGGTCTAAAGTGGATTGTCAACTTCTCTATAACTCAGATAGATGTGAAAGTCGCTAATGCCTTACCTGTAAAGAGGCTAATTCAACCAGAGTACCGACTGCTTTAATATATGTGTCCCTGGACTTCTGAATCTGCTGTCCACCTCTACTAAGGCCTGTGAGGTTGAAGTCTTCCATATCGACGTCAACATACATGCGTTTTCACCAAAAGCGCCCGAGCGAACAATTAACCTACCACTGGCGTCACCACTTCTCACACCTTCGAAAGCAGGTAACACAACACCACTGACATTCTCTTGTCTAGCCTGCACGGTATAGTTGGCCTTCCGTACTGATTCTTGTACCTGATATCCAATATCTCCGGCTGCATAAGTAACTTCTGcgagggagaaggaggcCAGTTGGAGGACTCGACCCATCAATCGTTTGGCCTGCATTTCATACCATCAGCTTTCAATGATCACTCAAAGATACTACTGACGAACCTCATCGACCTTCCTCAAAATTTGACGGAACCGCGTCGTGAGAGCATCACGTTTCTTGGCAAGTAGCGAATGGCCTGTCTGAGCTCCCTTTAGACGACCTTTCGTGAGGGTGAGGTTCATACGAGTTGGGCTATGGTGGTGTGAGCTCGTGTCCAGATGCCATGCCTTTTCATAGACTTACAAGATAGCTTCCCTGGGTCCTGTTCCGGACATAATTGCTAGTTCGTGAGATGGTTGAATGTAGAGGAtaaggaggaaggagatggcTATGGGATCTGATGGCAATAGGGCGAGAGTTCGCGCTTGACCGATACTAACAGACGCCTGTCTAATCTTCAGACGTCATCATTCCTCCTATTCATGTCTTGACCACGCACGCTGACCTCGATGTATATGAAATTCAAATGAAGTCAGTAATGCAAGTATCATCTACATTCCAATACTACAAGATGCCCCCAGCTCAAGGTCCCGGACAACCTCGTCCTTCCTCATTCCCGTTCCTTTTCGCCGTCatctttcctctcttccgcctcctcttttctctGACGCCGAT
This DNA window, taken from Cryptococcus gattii WM276 chromosome C, complete sequence, encodes the following:
- a CDS encoding vacuolar ATP synthase subunit d, putative (Similar to TIGR gene model, INSD accession AAW42040.1~Vacuolar ATP synthase subunit D (V-ATPase D subunit) (Vacuolar proton pump D subunit)), producing the protein MSGTGPREAIFPTRMNLTLTKGRLKGAQTGHSLLAKKRDALTTRFRQILRKVDEAKRLMGRVLQLASFSLAEVTYAAGDIGYQVQESVRKANYTVQARQENVSGVVLPAFEGVRSGDASGLSRGGQQIQKSRDTYIKAVGTLVELASLQTAFTILDEVIRATNRRVNAIEHVVIPRLENTIKYINSELDEMDREEFFRLKKVQGKKKRDAANAEQSREKENKVFEASGGELHRDEGIGGGVAGGADMLDEGKDEDVIF